A window of Castanea sativa cultivar Marrone di Chiusa Pesio chromosome 1, ASM4071231v1 contains these coding sequences:
- the LOC142614987 gene encoding auxin-responsive protein SAUR67 codes for MARKWKKMAGIGRRTISLPRINHNIRLADRGHFVVYSADKKRFVVPLAYLRSKIFKELFRMSEEEFGIPRDGPLTLPCDAAFMEYVVSVVQKSISLELEKALLESLGSCQSLANSASVSEGLSYRHLIMESIV; via the coding sequence ATGGCAAGGAAGTGGAAGAAAATGGCTGGCATTGGGAGGAGAACAATCTCCCTGCCTAGAATCAACCACAATATTAGGTTAGCTGATAGAGGCCATTTTGTTGTGTACTCTGCTGACAAGAAACGTTTTGTTGTACCATTGGCTTATTTGAGGAGCAAAATATTTAAAGAGCTATTTAGGATGTCTGAGGAAGAGTTTGGGATACCAAGAGATGGGCCACTCACTTTGCCATGCGATGCAGCTTTCATGGAGTACGTTGTCTCTGTGGTTCAAAAGAGTATCTCTCTTGAGCTCGAGAAGGCATTGCTAGAATCACTAGGGTCCTGTCAGAGCTTGGCGAATAGTGCATCAGTGTCTGAAGGCTTGAGTTATCGTCATCTCATCATGGAGTCCATTGTGTAA
- the LOC142615547 gene encoding putative CoA ligase CCL5 codes for MSHKNLTIDPRSGFCKSNSVFYSKRKPCPHPPNHSLDVTTFISSRAHHGKIAFIDASTGRHLTFADLWRAVDSVATCLTDIGVRKGHVILLLSPNSIYFPVVCLAVMSIGAVITTTNPLNTTREIGKQVADSKPILAFTTRQLVPKLAESTLPIVLLDEDEPSQSQSQQYVKSAKILTTLSEMLKKQPSERRVRDRVNQEDTATLLYSSGTTGASKGVVGSHKSLIAMVQIVLGRFNLTEGEHRFICTVPMFHIYGLAVFALALLASGTTVVILSKYEMHDMLSAIEKYRITYLPLVPPILVALVNGADQIRSKYDLSSLQSVLSGGAPLSKEVIEGFVERYPTVTILQGYGLTESTGVGASTDSLEESRRYGTAGLLSPFMEGKIVDPESGEALPVNRTGELWLRGHSIMKGYFGNAEATANTLDAEGWLKTGDLCYIDDDGFIFVVDRLKELIKYKGYQVPPAELEALLLTHPEILDAAVIPIPDKEAGQCPMAYVVRKVGSSLSESAIMEFVAGQVAPYKRIRRVAFTTSIPKNQSGKILRKDLIQLATSKL; via the exons ATGTCTCACAAAAACCTGACCATCGATCCGAGAAGTGGTTTCTGCAAATCGAATTCGGTCTTCTACAGCAAACGCAAGCCGTGTCCGCACCCACCCAATCATTCCCTCGACGTCACCACTTTCATATCGTCCCGGGCCCACCATGGCAAGATCGCCTTCATCGACGCCTCCACGGGCCGCCACCTCACCTTTGCTGATCTCTGGCGAGCCGTCGATTCCGTCGCCACGTGTCTCACTGATATTGGCGTCAGAAAAGGTCACGTCATCCTCCTACTGTCTCCAAACTCTATCTACTTCCCCGTTGTGTGTTTGGCTGTTATGTCCATCGGCGCCGTAATAACCACCACGAATCCCCTCAACACCACCAGAGAAATCGGCAAGCAAGTCGCCGATTCGAAACCGATCCTCGCTTTCACGACTCGTCAACTCGTCCCCAAACTCGCCGAGTCGACTCTCCCCATCGTACTCCTCGACGAAGACGAGCCGTCACAGTCACAGTCACAACAGTATGTTAAAAGCGCGAAAATCTTAACCACTTTGAGTGAAATGCTGAAAAAGCAGCCGAGTGAGAGGCGAGTCAGGGACCGAGTCAACCAGGAAGACACGGCGACACTGCTCTACTCTTCGGGCACCACCGGAGCGAGCAAAGGCGTGGTGGGCTCGCACAAGAGTCTGATAGCGATGGTACAGATTGTACTTGGACGGTTCAACTTAACCGAAGGGGAGCACAGGTTCATCTGCACCGTCCCTATGTTTCACATCTACGGTCTAGCAGTGTTCGCTCTGGCGCTGCTCGCATCAGGAACAACGGTCGTGATTCTCTCCAAGTACGAGATGCACGATATGCTGTCAGCTATCGAGAAGTACCGAATCACGTACCTCCCGCTGGTGCCGCCAATTCTAGTGGCGCTGGTGAACGGTGCTGATCAAATACGGTCGAAGTACGATTTGAGTTCGCTGCAGTCGGTTTTGTCAGGCGGAGCTCCGCTAAGTAAGGAGGTGATAGAAGGGTTTGTGGAGAGGTATCCGACGGTGACTATTCTTCAGGGGTATGGGTTGACGGAATCGACGGGAGTTGGGGCTTCTACGGACTCGTTGGAGGAGAGTAGGAGGTACGGTACGGCGGGGTTATTGTCGCCATTTATGGAGGGTAAGATTGTGGACCCAGAGTCTGGTGAGGCGTTGCCGGTGAACCGGACCGGTGAGCTTTGGCTCAGAGGTCACTCAATCATGAAAG GTTATTTCGGTAATGCAGAAGCAACAGCAAATACTCTTGATGCAGAGGGATGGTTAAAAACTGGAGACCTCTGCTACATTGATGATGATGGCTTCATTTTTGTGGTTGATAGGTTGAAGGAGCTGATTAAGTACAAGGGATATCAG GTCCCCCCAGCTGAACTAGAGGCATTATTACTGACTCATCCAGAAATCTTGGACGCTGCTGTCATACC AATTCCTGATAAGGAGGCTGGACAGTGTCCCATGGCATACGTGGTACGAAAAGTGGGAAGTAGTTTATCTGAGAGTGCAATCATGGAGTTCGTTGCAGGACAG GTGGCTCCATACAAGAGAATCAGGAGAGTGGCATTTACAACTTCTATACCCAAAAATCAGTCTGGAAAGATTCTTAGGAAAGATCTGATACAACTTGCAACCTCCAAACTTTAA